From Deltaproteobacteria bacterium:
CCCGCAAGGAGGGTTATTTATCTATGGCAAACAAGGAAGAGAAGGTCAAAGACAACGTGACCGGAAGCTGGTTTGTCGACAGCCAGTGTATCGACTGCGACCTCTGCCGGACCACCGCCCCCGCCAATTTCAAGCAAAATCCCGACGAGGGTTTTTCGTATGTCTATAAACAACCGGAAAATGAGGAAGAGAAAAAGCTCTGCCATCAAGCCTTGGAAGAATGCCCGGTGGAGGCCATCGGCGCCGATGCGGCCTGAATCCGCCGGAGGCGGACCAAATGGAGAGTTTGCATTTTAATCCGTTGAAATTACTCTATAATTTTTTTGACACTGTGCATCATGCCGATTTTATTACCCTTTTTTGAATTTTTTTTCTTTTACTTTTCAAGAAGTTAATCCACGACCGAAAAAATTCCTTGCTGACCCCAAAGGGTTGTGGTTCAATGCAACAAGATACACAATATATTGTGTTTTTTAGCTCAATCGGACTCCATTTTCCAGACATTTTAGCGGTTTTTGTCTCTTAAAAAAAGAGGGAGGGATAACCCCTCCCGGCCTCTCCTTAATCCTAAGGGGAGGAGAAAAAGGAAAAGGTCTGTTTATATGAAAATTCATCGTTTTTTCACAAAAAAGGAAGCTTCACCTTACGAGGGGATAAAGTTTGTCACCCGCCGGTCGGAGGTCAAAAACCCGGACGGGTCGGTGGTTTTTCACATGGACAATGTTGTCGTTCCCGAAAGCTGGTCACAGGTGGCCACCGATGTCCTCGCCCAAAAATATTTCCGCAAGACCGGTGTGCCGCAGGAATCAGGGGCAACCGGTGCTACCAGTGGCACCGGCCCTGCCGGTTCGGAAAATGACGCCCGGCAGGTATTTCACCGGATGAGCGGTTGCTGGCGCGACTGGGGGGAGAGGCACGGTTATTTCGATTCCAAAGAAGACGCCCGGGCCTTCTACGACGAAACCTGTTGCATGCTGGCCCGCCAGATGGCGGCCCCCAACTCGCCGCAGTGGTTTAACACCGGCCTCTATTTTGCTTACGGTTTAAAGGGCCCCAGTCAGGGGCACTATTACGTCGATCCCAAAACCGGAACGGTTGAAAAATCCAAAAGCGCCTATGAACGCCCACAGCCACACGCCTGTTTCATCCAGTCGGTCACGGACGATCTCGTCAACGAGGGGGGGATCATGGACC
This genomic window contains:
- a CDS encoding ferredoxin, whose product is MANKEEKVKDNVTGSWFVDSQCIDCDLCRTTAPANFKQNPDEGFSYVYKQPENEEEKKLCHQALEECPVEAIGADAA